In Microcebus murinus isolate Inina chromosome 20, M.murinus_Inina_mat1.0, whole genome shotgun sequence, the following are encoded in one genomic region:
- the ST3GAL2 gene encoding CMP-N-acetylneuraminate-beta-galactosamide-alpha-2,3-sialyltransferase 2: MKCSLRVWFLSVAFLLVFIMSLLFTYSHHSMATLPYLDSGALGSTHRVKLVPGYAGLQRLSKEGLSGKSCACRRCMGDTGTSDWFDSHFDSNISPVWTRENMDLPPDVQRWWMMLQPQFKSHNTNEVLEKLFQIVPGENPYRVRDPHQCRRCAVVGNSGNLRGSGYGQDVDGHNFVMRMNQAPTVGFEQDVGSRTTHHFMYPESAKNLPANVSFVLVPFKALDLLWIASALSTGQIRFTYAPVKSFLRVDKEKVQIYNPAFFKYIHDRWTEHHGRYPSTGMLVLFFALHVCDEVNVYGFGADSRGNWHHYWENNRYAGEFRKTGVHDADFEAHIIDMLAKASKIEVYRGN; encoded by the exons ATGAAGTGCTCCCTGCGGGTGTGGTTCCTCTCGGTGGCCTTCCTGCTGGTGTTCATCATGTCCCTGCTCTTCACCTACTCGCACCACAGCATGGCCACCCTGCCCTACCTGGACTCGGGGGCCCTGGGCAGCACCCACCGGGTGAAGCTGGTGCCCGGCTATGCCGGCCTGCAGCGCCTCAGCAAGGAGGGGCTCTCGGGCAAGAGCTGCGCCTGCCGCCGCTGCATGGGCGACACGGGCACCTCGGACTGGTTTGACAGCCACTTCGACAGCAACATCTCCCCCGTCTGGACCCGAGAGAACATGGATCTTCCCCCGGATGTCCAGAGGTGGTGGATG ATGTTGCAGCCCCAGTTCAAATCGCACAACACCAACGAGGTGCTGGAGAAGCTGTTCCAGATCGTGCCGGGGGAGAACCCCTACCGCGTCCGGGACCCCCACCAGTGCCGGCGCTGCGCCGTGGTGGGGAACTCCGGCAACCTGCGGGGCTCTGGCTACGGGCAGGACGTGGACGGACACAACTTCGTCATGAG GATGAATCAGGCGCCAACTGTGGGCTTTGAGCAGGATGTTGGCAGCCGAACCACCCACCATTTCATGTACCCTGAGAGTGCCAAGAACCTGCCCGCCAACGTCAGCTTTGTGCTGGTGCCCTTCAAGGCCCTGGACTTGCTGTGGATCGCCAGTGCCCTGTCCACGGGGCAGATCCGATT CACCTATGCCCCAGTGAAGTCTTTCCTTCGGGTGGACAAAGAAAAG GTCCAGATCTACAACCCAGCCTTCTTCAAGTACATCCACGACAGGTGGACAGAGCACCACGGGCGATACCCTTCCACAGGGATGCTGGTGCTCTTCTTTGCCCTGCATGTGTGTGACGAG GTGAACGTGTACGGGTTCGGGGCCGACAGCCGGGGCAACTGGCACCACTACTGGGAGAATAACCGGTACGCGGGCGAGTTCCGGAAGACGGGCGTGCACGACGCGGACTTCGAGGCCCACATCATCGACATGCTGGCCAAGGCCAGCAAGATCGAGGTCTACCGAGGCAACTGA